A single region of the Glycine max cultivar Williams 82 chromosome 20, Glycine_max_v4.0, whole genome shotgun sequence genome encodes:
- the LOC100780825 gene encoding disease resistance protein RPM1 isoform X3 produces the protein MAEMAVSLLSLIRDEANLLWSISKEFADIQKELDYIQSSLEKADRMASEEGDNTTKGVKAWVKELREASFRIEDVIDEYMIFVEQQPHDDAFGCVNFLFECNITHFIESLKRRHQIASEIQQIKSFVQGIKQKGIDYDYLIKPSLEKGSSSYRGSQSVQWHDPRKHSRYLEEAEVVGLEGQRDKLIGWLVEGPSERTVISVVGMGGLGKTTLAGRVFNNQKVTAHFECCAWITVSKTYTEEGVLGKLLKKLYEEDKQEKAPQGIDEMDRDSLIHKVRKYLQPKSG, from the exons ATGGCGGAAATGGCAGTGTCTCTGCTATCACTAATAAGAGATGAAGCAAATCTGCTTTGGAGCATCTCCAAAGAATTTGCGGACATACAAAAAGAGTTAGATTACATTCAAAGCTCTCTTGAGAAGGCAGATAGAATGGCTTCAGAAGAAGGAGACAACACAACCAAGGGAGTCAAAGCATGGGTGAAGGAGTTGAGAGAAGCATCTTTCCGCATAGAAGATGTCATTGACGAATACATGATCTTTGTTGAACAACAGCCTCATGATGATGCTTTTGGTTGTGTAAATTTCCTCTTCGAGTGCAATATCACTCACTTCATTGAATCTTTGAAGCGGCGTCATCAAATAGCATCAGAGATTCAGCAGATTAAGTCATTTGTTCAAGGAATCAAGCAAAAAGGTATTGATTATGACTACCTAATCAAACCTTCTCTTGAGAAAGGATCAAGCAGCTACAGAGGGAGCCAAAGTGTCCAATGGCATGACCCTCGAAAGCATTCACGTTACCTTGAAGAAGCTGAAGTTGTTGGCCTTGAAGGCCAAAGAGATAAATTGATTGGTTGGTTAGTGGAGGGACCATCAGAGCGCACTGTCATCTCTGTTGTAGGAATGGGCGGGTTAGGAAAAACTACTCTTGCCGGCAGAGTTTTCAACAATCAGAAGGTGACTGCTCACTTTGAATGTTGTGCATGGATCACGGTGTCTAAAACCTACACTGAGGAAGGAGTGTTGGGGAAATTGTTGAAGAAATTGTACGAAGAAGACAAACAAGAGAAAGCTCCTCAAGGAATTGATGAAATGGATCGAGATTCATTGATTCATAAAGTGAGAAAGTATTTGCAACCAAAGAG TGGGTAG
- the LOC100780825 gene encoding disease resistance protein RPM1 isoform X2: MLLKKSKDLSFCQHIIKEDESMSSGMIRRLSIETISNDLLGSNESLHTRSLLVFAEELCTTNFLEIIPTKYRLLKVLDFKDILLYSVSVPENLGNLAHLKYLNLRSSKMPTQLPEFICKLHNLETLDIRDTDVEEIPKEICKLRKLRHLLGDYITLFQLNGLGGMASLQTLRHVKLTMTNDDGDNDNDNDNDNDNNDREVEGDYITLFQLNGLGGMASLQTLRRVKLTMTNDDGDNDNNDKEVEGIMLIKEDVEVELIRELGKLKQLRNLSLTSVKEEQGSALCSSLNEMTNLEKLRIETTAGGVIDLPIISPLPMLQKLRLDGKLKKFPEWVPQLQSLVKLSLRSSQLTIDPLKSLQNMPHLLFLEMLDAYEGESLYFENGGFHQLKELSLGFFPNLKSIIIDKGALYSLEKLKIWKIMEIKTVPPGIQHLEKLQVLVIDHMSDELINECITPNEGPQHPIIQHVPLVKVTVGDYEQGIKTHIIHHSRH, from the coding sequence ATGCTTCTTAAAAAATCCAAGGATTTAAGTTTCTGCCAGCATATCATTAAAGAAGATGAGTCGATGTCAAGTGGGATGATTCGGCGCTTGTCAATAGAAACTATTTCCAATGATTTACTGGGGAGCAATGAAAGCTTACACACCCGGTCACTGCTTGTTTTTGCAGAAGAATTATGTACCACCAACTTTTTGGAAATAATCCCTACAAAATATAGGCTATTGAAGGTACTTGATTTTAAAGATATTCTACTGTATTCTGTTTCTGTTCCTGAAAATTTGGGAAATCTAGCACACTTGAAGTATTTAAACCTGAGAAGTTCAAAGATGCCAACTCAACTTCCAGAATTCATCTGTAAGCTCCACAACCTGGAGACCTTGGACATAAGGGATACAGATGTCGAGGAAATTCCAAAGGAGATTTGCAAGCTAAGAAAGCTACGACATCTTTTGGGTGATTATATAACATTGTTTCAATTGAATGGTCTCGGAGGCATGGCATCCCTACAAACGTTGCGTCATGTCAAGCTAACTATGACTAATGATGATGGCGACAACGACAACGACAATGACAACGACAACGACAACAATGACCGGGAGGTGGAGGGTGATTATATAACATTGTTTCAATTGAATGGTCTCGGAGGCATGGCATCCCTACAAACGTTGCGTCGTGTCAAGCTAACTATGACTAATGATGATGGCGACAACGACAACAATGACAAGGAGGTGGAGGGGATAATGCTTATTAAGGAGGATGTTGAAGTAGAATTAATCAGAGAACTGGGAAAGCTGAAGCAGTTAAGGAACTTAAGCTTGACTAGTGTCAAGGAAGAACAGGGAAGCGCTCTATGTTCCTCACTGAATGAGATGACAAACTTGGAGAAACTACGCATTGAAACAACTGCAGGTGGAGTCATTGATTTACCTATTATTTCACCTCTGCCGATGCTTCAGAAGCTTCGCCTGGATGGGAAGTTAAAAAAGTTTCCAGAGTGGGTTCCACAACTCCAAAGTCTTGTAAAATTATCTTTGAGATCCTCCCAGTTAACCATTGATCCATtgaaatcactacaaaatatgCCACATTTGTTATTCCTCGAAATGTTGGATGCTTATGAAGGTGAAAgtttgtattttgaaaatggAGGATTTCATCAATTAAAGGAACTATCTCTCGGATTCTTCCCTAACTTGAAATCCATCATTATAGATAAAGGAGCACTGTATTCTTTGGAAAAGCTCAAAATTTGGAAAATAATGGAAATCAAGACAGTACCTCCTGGCATTCAACACTTGGAAAAACTTCAAGTTCTCGTTATAGACCATATGTCCGATGAATTGATCAATGAGTGCATTACTCCCAATGAAGGACCACAGCACCCAATCATCCAGCATGTACCCCTTGTAAAAGTTACTGTCGGAGACTACGAACAAGGAATAAAAACTCACATTATTCATCACTCAAGACATTAG
- the LOC100780825 gene encoding disease resistance protein RPM1 isoform X1, producing MDKNPHLIGITKILGFSYDDLSYHLKPCLLYFGAYPEDYEVNSKRLIWQWVAEGFVREEEGKTLEDTAQQYFSELIGRGLVQVSSFTIDGKAKSCRVHDLLHDMLLKKSKDLSFCQHIIKEDESMSSGMIRRLSIETISNDLLGSNESLHTRSLLVFAEELCTTNFLEIIPTKYRLLKVLDFKDILLYSVSVPENLGNLAHLKYLNLRSSKMPTQLPEFICKLHNLETLDIRDTDVEEIPKEICKLRKLRHLLGDYITLFQLNGLGGMASLQTLRHVKLTMTNDDGDNDNDNDNDNDNNDREVEGDYITLFQLNGLGGMASLQTLRRVKLTMTNDDGDNDNNDKEVEGIMLIKEDVEVELIRELGKLKQLRNLSLTSVKEEQGSALCSSLNEMTNLEKLRIETTAGGVIDLPIISPLPMLQKLRLDGKLKKFPEWVPQLQSLVKLSLRSSQLTIDPLKSLQNMPHLLFLEMLDAYEGESLYFENGGFHQLKELSLGFFPNLKSIIIDKGALYSLEKLKIWKIMEIKTVPPGIQHLEKLQVLVIDHMSDELINECITPNEGPQHPIIQHVPLVKVTVGDYEQGIKTHIIHHSRH from the coding sequence ATGGACAAAAATCCCCATTTAATTGGCATAACAAAGATTTTAGGCTTCAGTTATGATGATCTGTCATATCATCTAAAACCATGCTTACTGTATTTTGGAGCATATCCCGAAGACTATGAAGTTAATTCAAAAAGATTAATTTGGCAGTGGGTAGCTGAAGGATTTGtaagagaggaagaaggaaaaactTTAGAGGACACTGCACAACAATATTTTTCAGAGTTGATTGGCAGAGGTTTAGTGCAAGTCTCTTCATTTACCATAGATGGCAAAGCTAAGAGTTGTCGTGTTCATGACTTACTACACGATATGCTTCTTAAAAAATCCAAGGATTTAAGTTTCTGCCAGCATATCATTAAAGAAGATGAGTCGATGTCAAGTGGGATGATTCGGCGCTTGTCAATAGAAACTATTTCCAATGATTTACTGGGGAGCAATGAAAGCTTACACACCCGGTCACTGCTTGTTTTTGCAGAAGAATTATGTACCACCAACTTTTTGGAAATAATCCCTACAAAATATAGGCTATTGAAGGTACTTGATTTTAAAGATATTCTACTGTATTCTGTTTCTGTTCCTGAAAATTTGGGAAATCTAGCACACTTGAAGTATTTAAACCTGAGAAGTTCAAAGATGCCAACTCAACTTCCAGAATTCATCTGTAAGCTCCACAACCTGGAGACCTTGGACATAAGGGATACAGATGTCGAGGAAATTCCAAAGGAGATTTGCAAGCTAAGAAAGCTACGACATCTTTTGGGTGATTATATAACATTGTTTCAATTGAATGGTCTCGGAGGCATGGCATCCCTACAAACGTTGCGTCATGTCAAGCTAACTATGACTAATGATGATGGCGACAACGACAACGACAATGACAACGACAACGACAACAATGACCGGGAGGTGGAGGGTGATTATATAACATTGTTTCAATTGAATGGTCTCGGAGGCATGGCATCCCTACAAACGTTGCGTCGTGTCAAGCTAACTATGACTAATGATGATGGCGACAACGACAACAATGACAAGGAGGTGGAGGGGATAATGCTTATTAAGGAGGATGTTGAAGTAGAATTAATCAGAGAACTGGGAAAGCTGAAGCAGTTAAGGAACTTAAGCTTGACTAGTGTCAAGGAAGAACAGGGAAGCGCTCTATGTTCCTCACTGAATGAGATGACAAACTTGGAGAAACTACGCATTGAAACAACTGCAGGTGGAGTCATTGATTTACCTATTATTTCACCTCTGCCGATGCTTCAGAAGCTTCGCCTGGATGGGAAGTTAAAAAAGTTTCCAGAGTGGGTTCCACAACTCCAAAGTCTTGTAAAATTATCTTTGAGATCCTCCCAGTTAACCATTGATCCATtgaaatcactacaaaatatgCCACATTTGTTATTCCTCGAAATGTTGGATGCTTATGAAGGTGAAAgtttgtattttgaaaatggAGGATTTCATCAATTAAAGGAACTATCTCTCGGATTCTTCCCTAACTTGAAATCCATCATTATAGATAAAGGAGCACTGTATTCTTTGGAAAAGCTCAAAATTTGGAAAATAATGGAAATCAAGACAGTACCTCCTGGCATTCAACACTTGGAAAAACTTCAAGTTCTCGTTATAGACCATATGTCCGATGAATTGATCAATGAGTGCATTACTCCCAATGAAGGACCACAGCACCCAATCATCCAGCATGTACCCCTTGTAAAAGTTACTGTCGGAGACTACGAACAAGGAATAAAAACTCACATTATTCATCACTCAAGACATTAG